From Erigeron canadensis isolate Cc75 chromosome 8, C_canadensis_v1, whole genome shotgun sequence, one genomic window encodes:
- the LOC122579166 gene encoding plant UBX domain-containing protein 1-like has protein sequence MDSQSAKEKLEAAKEHYGREIRVFETTSSSSSSSTETTTKQDPTNTDELPDEFYEFTAEDYYRMLSTKKEDNVMKTRKIREAEQAARRSRITKAVIRVRFPDNHTLEATFHPSETMQSLADLLKKVVAQPDIPFYIYTTPPKKQIKDMSQDLYSAGFAPGAIVYFSYNESKGDVEIAASGSFLKEDVMSLKGLELVAEQEKAEVSQATTTEPVAAAAQQPVQPRKATTDKKMVKPKWLKM, from the exons ATGGACTCTCAATCTGCTAAG GAAAAACTGGAAGCTGCAAAGGAACATTATGGACGAGAAATCCGTGTGTTTGAGACgacatcttcttcttcttcttcttctactgagacaacaacaaaacaagaccCAACAAACACAGATG AGTTGCCTGATGAGTTTTACGAATTCACCGCGGAAGATTATTATCGTATGTTGAGTACTAAAAAGGAAG ATAATGTTATGAAGACAAGAAAAATTCGAGAAGCAGAACAAGCGGCTCGTAGGTCAAGGATTACCAAG GCGGTGATACGTGTTCGTTTTCCAGATAACCACACATTAGAAGCGACGTTCCATCCATCAGAAACAATGCAAAGCTTGGCGGACCTTCTCAAGAAAGTAGTGGCTCAACCAGACATCCCTTTTTATATAT ATACTACTCCTCCTAAGAAGCAAATAAAGGACATGTCTCAGGACCTCTATTCTGCTGGCTTTGCTCCTGGAGCAATTGTCTACTTTTCATACAATGAATCAAAAG GTGATGTTGAAATTGCTGCATCAGGTTCATTCCTTAAAGAGGATGTCATGTCGTTAAAAGGTCTGGAACTCGTTGCTGAACAGGAGAAAGCCGAGGTCAGCCAAGCTACCACCACCGAACCCGTAGCGGCTGCTGCCCAACAACCAGTTCAACCGCGGAAAGCCACTACTGATAAAAAGATGGTGAAGCCAAAGTGGTTGAAAATGTGA